The sequence GGCCCGAGCCGTTCAGCTGCGCGCCGCGCAAAGGCACAAGGATCGCAGAATCCGGCCTCCAAGTGGCGCGACGGCAATGCTGTGTCTGTGGTTCGCGGCTCGACGTCCAGCCAAAAGCACCGGTCGCCGGCCGCCATGCGTTCACTGCCATGGGGTCTCCCGAAAAATGAGTTCTGCTTCGCCAACAAAAACAAACGAGCAGGTCCGTCTGAATCCAACCGTGTTCTTCGGCTCCACCGCCCTGATCCTGGTTCTGACCGCCGCCCTTATCCTCTTCCCCGACAGCGCCGGCGCCGCGCTGGCCCGCACCCAGGCCTGGCTGTCGCACAGCTTTGGCTGGTACTACATGCTGGCCATTGGTTCCTATCTGTTCTTCGTGGTCTGGATCGCCTTCTCGCGCTTCGGCACGCTGAAGCTCGGCGCCGACCATGACAAACCCGATTTCAGCTACGGCGCCTGGGCCGGCATGCTGTTTTCCTCGGGCATCGGCATCTCGCTGCTGTACTTCGCAGCATCCGAGCCGCTCGACCATCTGTACAACCCGCCCGAAGGCACACCCGGCACCGCCCAGGCGGCACGCCAGGCGCTGCAGCTGACCTTCCTCCACTGGGGCGTGCACGGCTGGGCGATCTACGCCCTGGTCGGCCTGGCCGTCGGCTACTTCGCCTACCGCCACCGCCAGCCGCTGGCGCTGCGCTCGGCGCTCTACCCGATCCTCGGCGAACGCTGGGTGAAGGGTGCGGCGGGCCACGCGGTGGATATCTTCGGCATCTTCGTCACCCTGCTCGGCCTGGTCACCAACCTGGGGATCGGCGCGCTGCAGGTGTCGTCCGGACTGGAATACCTGACCGGCATGGAGCACTCCAAGACCACCCTGCTGATCGTGCTGCTGGTGATGAGCCTGGTAGCCACCCTGGCGGCGGTCTCGGGTATCGAGAAGGGCATCCGCCGGCTGTCCAACCTGAACATCATCCTGTTCAGCTCGCTGCTGGTGTTCGTGCTGGCCTGCGGCTCGACCCTGGAGCTGCTCAACGGCTTCGTGCAGAACCTCGGCGACTACCTCAACGGCCTGGTGCTGAAGACCTTCGACCTCTACGTCTACACCGGTGGCGGCGCCGCCAAGAGCGAAGAGTGGCTGGGCCTGTGGACCCTCTTCTACTGGGCCTGGTGGATCTCCTGGGCGCCCTTCGTCGGCATGTTCGTCGCGCGCATCTCGCGTGGCCGCACCGTCCGCGAGCTGGTCTGCGGGGTGATGCTGATCCCGCTGGGCTTCACCCTCGCCTGGCTCTCGGTGTTCGGCAACAGCGCGCTGGACCTGGTGATGAACCACGGCGCCGCCGACATCGGCAAGGCCGCGCTGGAGCAGCCGTCGATGTCCATCTACCTGCTGCTGGAGCATTACCCGCTGGCCAAGATCGTGATCGGCGTGTCGATCTTCGTCGGCTTCGTGCTCTTCCTCACCCCGGCCGATTCCGGTTCGGTGATGCTGGCCAACCTGTCGCGCCAGGGCGGCGACCTCGACGAGGACGCGCCCAACTGGCTGCGCATCCTCTGGTCGGTGATCGTCACGCTGGTGACCATCGGGCTGCTGTTCGCCGGCAACTTCACCGCCATGCAGACCGTGGTGGTGCTGGCCGGCCTGCCCTTCTCGGCGGTGCTGATCCTCTTCATGTTCGGCCTCTACAAGGCCATGAGCGCCGACTACGAGCGCCTGTACGGCCACGCCCGGCCGGTCGCGCGCCCTGCCGAGCTGAACGCCGTCGGCTGACCAACTGCTCCCCGGTGGCGTCCCGCCCGACGCCACCCGCCTGCCCCCAGGGGCAGGCCCCTTTGCCCGGCCCAGCGCCGGGCTTTCTTTTTCTGGCGCAGACTGAGGTGAACTTCCCTTCCGTGGAGAAGCCATGCTCTCGCCCCCACCCAACTGGTGCCTGGTGCGCCTGGACGACAACGGCAACCGCTTCGTCATGCGCCGCGGCCTGACCCGCGAGGAAGCCGAGGCCCTGGCGCGCGACTACCAGGCGCGCGGGCACAAGCAGACGTATTGGGCGGAGCCGGAGGAGATCTCCCCTCCCCCGTAGGAGCGGGCCATGCCCGCGATCGCGCGCATGGCGCGCTCCTACAACGAGCTCAAGCCCCAGGTCTTGCGCAGGGCCTTAAGCGCCTCGGCGATTTGCGCCTCCGGAACAGCGGCGAAGCCCAGGACCAGGCCGGCGCGCTCGTCCGGATGCTCCGCCGATTCCGGCAGCCAGTAGTCGCTCAGCGCGTTGACCTCGACGCCAGCCTGCAGCGCACGCTCCACCAGCCAGCGTTCGCGCTCGCGACTCTCCACGCGCACACAGAGATGCAGGCCCGCCTCCACCGTCGGCATAGGCGCGCAGCCGGGTACCTCGGGCCAGCCGCGTAGAAGGGCATCGCGCCGGGCACGGGCAGCCCGGCGCATGCGCCGTACGTGGCGCTGGAAATGCCCTTCGGCGATGAAGTCGGCCATCACCCGCTGGGTGCCGACCTCGGAATGCCGGACATCGAGCGCGCGACGGCGGGCGAAGGCTTCAGCCAGGGCCGGCGGCACGACCAGGTAGCCCAGGCGCATGGCGGGGAAGGCGATCTTGCAGAAGGTGCCGACGTAGAGCACGCGGTCCTGGCGATCCAGCGCGGCCAGCGGCATCAGCGGGGTGCCGCTGTAGCGGTACTCGCCGTCGTAGTCGTCCTCGACTATCCAGCCGCCGCTGCGCTCGGCCCATTCCAGCAGTTCCAGGCGCCGCGCCAGGGACAGGGTGACGCCCGTGGGGTACTGGTGCGAAGGCGTGACGTAGACCAACCGGCAATCCGGCAGCTGCTGCAGGCGTTCGGTCTGGAAGCCGTCGGCATCCACCGGCACGCCATGCAAGCGCGCGCCTGCAGTGGCGAAGGCATGACCCGCCGCGCGATAGCCGGGATTCTCGATGGCCACGCCATCTCCCTCGCCCAGCAGCACCTGGGCGCAGAGCGCGATGCCCTGCTGCGCACCGCTGGTGATGATCACCTGCCCGGCCTCGCAATGCAGGCCACGCGAGCCGCGCAGGTAGGCGGCGACCAGCTCACGCAGGCGCCACTCTCCGGCGGCGTCGCCATAACCCAGGCAATCGGCCGGCGGGTTGCGCCAGAAGCGCGCCTGCAAGCGCGCCCAGGTCTCGAAGGGGAACAGGTCGAAGGCCGGCACGCCGACGCGGAAGGCCCGAGGCGCCCCGCTCGGCGGCTTCGGCAGATGGTGCTTCTGCAAGCGCTCCAGCGAGGCCACTTCCGGCACCCGACGGACCTGCGGCACCGGCACGCTCGGCGGTTGCACGCGCTCGGCAACGTAGGTCCCGTCGCCGGTGCGCCCCTCGATGTAGCCTTCGGCGTAGAGCTGCTCATAGGCGCGTACCACGGTATTGCGCGAGACACCGAGCGCGGCGGCCAGGTCGCGGCTGGCCGGCAGGCGCGAGCGGGCGCCGAGGCGGCCGTCGAGGATGCGCTCGCGCAGGGCCTGGAACAGCTGCACGCCCAGGCCTTGGGCGGGGTCGAGGCGGATACCGGAGGGGTCGAAGGGCAGCGGGACGCTCATGGCAGGCTCCAAAAATGGCTCCATGAATTGGACCATGAATGGATCTTTAGCGGAACCAATTACCCCTCTAGTCTGAAATGGACTTCAGACCACAAGGCCGCACCCCATGACCGCTCCTCTCGAAATCCGCGCCGTCAGCGCCGACGACCACGCCGCCTGGCTGCCGCTCTGGCAGGGCTACCAGCGCTTCTACAAGACCAGCATCGACGAAGCCACCACAGCCCTCACCTGGCAGCGCTTCCTCGACCCGGCCGAACCCATGCACGCCGCCCTCGCCTGGCGCGATGGCAAGGCCATCGGCATGGTCCACTACATCTTCCACCGCTCCTGCTGGACCCAGGGCGACTACGTCTACCTGCAGGACCTGTACGTCGACGAGAACCTGCGCGGTGGCGGCGTCGGCCGCGAGCTGATCGAGCACGTCTACGCCATGGCGCGCGCCGCCGGCGCCTCGCGGGTGCACTGGCTGACCCACGAGAGCAACACCGACGCCATGTTCCTCTACGACCGGATCGCCGACCGCTCCGGCTTCGTCCAGTACCGCAAGATCCTCTGACCGGAGAAGCGCCATGACCGACTCGCACCCGCTGCTGCACTGGCAACCGGTATCCGCTCCGGCCCACGAGCCAATCAAAGGCCGCTACCTGGACCTGGAGCCACTGGACCTCGCGCGCCACGGCAACGACCTCTGGGACGCGCTGCAAGGACCGGAGTCCGACGCGCTGCTGTGGGACTACCTGCCCTACGGCCCCTTCCCCGGGCGCGCCGCCTTCGACGCCTGGATCGCCGGCAACGCCGCCAGCGCCGACCCGCAGTTCTACGCCGTGCGCGAACGCCGGAGCGGGCGCGTCACCGGCCTGCTCAGCTTCCTGCGCATCACCCCCAAGGACGGCGTGATCGAGATCGGCCACATCGCCTTCGGCCGCGTCATGCAGCGCAGCCCGGCCTCCACCGAGGCGGTCTACCTGCTGGCCAAGCGCGCCTTCGACCTGGGCTACCGCCGCCTGGAATGGAAGTGCAACTCGCGCAACGCCCGTTCCATGCGCGCGGCGGAGCGCCTGGGCTTCGTCTACGAGGGCACCTTCCGCCAGCACATGGTGGTCAAGGACCAGAACCGCGACAGCGCCTGGTTCTCCATCCTCGACAGCGAATGGCCGGTGCGCCAGGCCGCCTTCGAGCAGTGGCTCGCGCCGGAAAACTTCGATGCCGAAGGCCGGCAGAAACGCGGCCTGGAAACGCTGCGCGGCGCCTGAAAAAAGCCTTTTCGGGGAACTGCCAGGCCGCAAGGGGATCGGTGATACTGAATCCTTTCCCCTTGCTGTGCCGGAGGCCCCCATGAGCAGCGCATACACCACACCCCGCGTCGAACAGCTGACGATCGACGAGCTGCCCTGCTGGCGCATCCACACCGAATTCGGCGAAGCACTGATCGCCCAGCAGGGCGCCCAGATGCTCAGCTACCAGCCCCACGAACAGCCGCCGCTGGTGTGGCTCAGCGAACAGGCCGAGTACAAGCATGGGCAATCGCTGCGCGGTGGCGCGCCGGTGTGCTGGCCCTGGTTCGGCGACCTCGCGCGCAACCCGGTGCAAGTACGCACCGAATTCGACGGCGAGAAAGCCCCTGCCCACGGCCTGGTGCGCGGCATCGACTGGCAACTGGAAGACATCGCCGACGAACAGGGCGCGCTCTCCGTGCACTGGAAATTCGACGCCCACCACGGCCTGCCGGGCTGGCCGCACGCGGCGGAACTGAGCCTGGTGATGCGCTTCGGCGAACGCCTGGGCCTGGAGCTGACCACCCGCAACCTCGGTGACAAGCCGCTGGCCGTGAGC is a genomic window of Pseudomonas knackmussii B13 containing:
- a CDS encoding GNAT family N-acetyltransferase is translated as MTAPLEIRAVSADDHAAWLPLWQGYQRFYKTSIDEATTALTWQRFLDPAEPMHAALAWRDGKAIGMVHYIFHRSCWTQGDYVYLQDLYVDENLRGGGVGRELIEHVYAMARAAGASRVHWLTHESNTDAMFLYDRIADRSGFVQYRKIL
- a CDS encoding GNAT family N-acetyltransferase; this translates as MTDSHPLLHWQPVSAPAHEPIKGRYLDLEPLDLARHGNDLWDALQGPESDALLWDYLPYGPFPGRAAFDAWIAGNAASADPQFYAVRERRSGRVTGLLSFLRITPKDGVIEIGHIAFGRVMQRSPASTEAVYLLAKRAFDLGYRRLEWKCNSRNARSMRAAERLGFVYEGTFRQHMVVKDQNRDSAWFSILDSEWPVRQAAFEQWLAPENFDAEGRQKRGLETLRGA
- a CDS encoding PLP-dependent aminotransferase family protein; the protein is MSVPLPFDPSGIRLDPAQGLGVQLFQALRERILDGRLGARSRLPASRDLAAALGVSRNTVVRAYEQLYAEGYIEGRTGDGTYVAERVQPPSVPVPQVRRVPEVASLERLQKHHLPKPPSGAPRAFRVGVPAFDLFPFETWARLQARFWRNPPADCLGYGDAAGEWRLRELVAAYLRGSRGLHCEAGQVIITSGAQQGIALCAQVLLGEGDGVAIENPGYRAAGHAFATAGARLHGVPVDADGFQTERLQQLPDCRLVYVTPSHQYPTGVTLSLARRLELLEWAERSGGWIVEDDYDGEYRYSGTPLMPLAALDRQDRVLYVGTFCKIAFPAMRLGYLVVPPALAEAFARRRALDVRHSEVGTQRVMADFIAEGHFQRHVRRMRRAARARRDALLRGWPEVPGCAPMPTVEAGLHLCVRVESRERERWLVERALQAGVEVNALSDYWLPESAEHPDERAGLVLGFAAVPEAQIAEALKALRKTWGLSSL
- a CDS encoding D-hexose-6-phosphate mutarotase, translating into MSSAYTTPRVEQLTIDELPCWRIHTEFGEALIAQQGAQMLSYQPHEQPPLVWLSEQAEYKHGQSLRGGAPVCWPWFGDLARNPVQVRTEFDGEKAPAHGLVRGIDWQLEDIADEQGALSVHWKFDAHHGLPGWPHAAELSLVMRFGERLGLELTTRNLGDKPLAVSQALHTYFAVSDSREISIDGLQGCRYIETLENWEERRQDGVVRIEGETDRIYLDVDRTLVIRDPQWQRGIHIQASHSRSAVVWNPWVDKSQRLSQFANDAWQDMLCIETARVWDDVLNVAPGRSETMSVEIWSAPLSA
- a CDS encoding BCCT family transporter, giving the protein MFFGSTALILVLTAALILFPDSAGAALARTQAWLSHSFGWYYMLAIGSYLFFVVWIAFSRFGTLKLGADHDKPDFSYGAWAGMLFSSGIGISLLYFAASEPLDHLYNPPEGTPGTAQAARQALQLTFLHWGVHGWAIYALVGLAVGYFAYRHRQPLALRSALYPILGERWVKGAAGHAVDIFGIFVTLLGLVTNLGIGALQVSSGLEYLTGMEHSKTTLLIVLLVMSLVATLAAVSGIEKGIRRLSNLNIILFSSLLVFVLACGSTLELLNGFVQNLGDYLNGLVLKTFDLYVYTGGGAAKSEEWLGLWTLFYWAWWISWAPFVGMFVARISRGRTVRELVCGVMLIPLGFTLAWLSVFGNSALDLVMNHGAADIGKAALEQPSMSIYLLLEHYPLAKIVIGVSIFVGFVLFLTPADSGSVMLANLSRQGGDLDEDAPNWLRILWSVIVTLVTIGLLFAGNFTAMQTVVVLAGLPFSAVLILFMFGLYKAMSADYERLYGHARPVARPAELNAVG